TAAAGCAGTTGTTGCTTCACTTCAAGGATTTCTCCGCTCCGTTTGGGGAAAGACTCTTGACCTTGGAGAGCCTTACTCATCTCGGATAGCAAAATATTTGAAAGACAAAAGCAAAGTTACATTCGATTTTATAACTGTCAGGCAAATTGCCCGAGAAGACATCACGTTGGGAGAATTTGTAGCACATTCTCTATCCTTTAATAATTTTGAAGATGTGACGGAAGCATTCAGTGCCATCTTAGATTGCAACTTTTCGGACCTTCTTAAACAACAGAGTGATTCAGAAGGTAATGATATTATCGGAGACCGAGCAGTATTTTTCCAAAAGATAGATGTACTTTTCCGGGAAAGACACATCTTTAGCCATGAACTAGCTGACCATTATTATTTATCTAAAGAAGATGCACTTATCTTTATTAATGTAGCAGAACAATTAGTGAAATGCGTTCAAAATATTCTATCTTTAGAAGTCAGAAGCGAACCTATTGCTCAGCAAGAGATGAATAGGTATGCAAGAGAAAAAGCGGAGCAAGCCCAAAAAATACTTGAGGAAAGAATCAACCTAATTATAGAAATTCTGAGT
This genomic stretch from Merismopedia glauca CCAP 1448/3 harbors:
- a CDS encoding lysozyme inhibitor LprI family protein gives rise to the protein MSPKKRNTLEEIKAIRQRQTEPDFVFAATIRRLGKLRSLSATEFGNSEEFSRYIPKAVVASLQGFLRSVWGKTLDLGEPYSSRIAKYLKDKSKVTFDFITVRQIAREDITLGEFVAHSLSFNNFEDVTEAFSAILDCNFSDLLKQQSDSEGNDIIGDRAVFFQKIDVLFRERHIFSHELADHYYLSKEDALIFINVAEQLVKCVQNILSLEVRSEPIAQQEMNRYAREKAEQAQKILEERINLIIEILSSTHDDIAVEKYNKAHEAWLNYAQLEAAAYSDQFRGGTMAPFLSAGIYKYLTMQRIQTLEKYFDWLLDLQKSDSIN